In one Novosphingopyxis iocasae genomic region, the following are encoded:
- a CDS encoding ATP-grasp fold amidoligase family protein, with protein MSFTERVQHRKLFDHDPRFARLTDKIAAKAYAADRLGSDWVIPTLWQGNALPPEPVWPTPFVLKARHGCNQSAFCRDAQVDWQQLRAASVRWMAKSYGCWLDEWAYRDVPRGLLVEPFIGSDGVLPVDYKIYVFGGRAEYVQVHLDRETAHRWLLFDRDLAPVSNDPRGDHPAFPASIGAMIAAAETLAADFDFLRCDFYDTDAGPRFGEFAVYPGSGLDPFDPVELDYAIGAKWGQVLGEQPII; from the coding sequence GTGAGCTTCACCGAACGCGTTCAGCACCGCAAACTTTTCGACCATGACCCGCGTTTCGCAAGACTGACGGACAAGATCGCTGCCAAAGCTTATGCGGCGGACCGGCTCGGAAGCGACTGGGTGATACCCACTTTGTGGCAAGGGAATGCGTTGCCGCCGGAACCGGTCTGGCCCACGCCGTTCGTGCTAAAGGCCCGCCATGGCTGCAATCAGAGCGCGTTCTGCCGCGATGCGCAGGTGGATTGGCAGCAGCTTCGCGCCGCGTCCGTGCGGTGGATGGCAAAGAGCTATGGCTGCTGGCTCGACGAATGGGCTTATCGCGATGTGCCGCGCGGACTGCTCGTCGAACCCTTTATCGGATCGGACGGCGTGCTGCCGGTGGACTACAAGATCTACGTTTTCGGAGGCCGCGCGGAATATGTGCAGGTGCACCTGGACCGGGAGACCGCGCACCGCTGGCTGTTGTTCGACCGGGACCTGGCGCCAGTATCGAACGATCCGCGCGGCGACCATCCGGCGTTTCCGGCCAGCATCGGCGCGATGATCGCAGCAGCGGAAACGCTCGCCGCGGACTTCGACTTTCTGCGCTGCGACTTTTACGATACCGACGCAGGCCCGCGCTTCGGCGAATTCGCGGTTTACCCCGGCTCGGGCCTGGACCCATTCGATCCGGTGGAGCTGGATTACGCGATCGGCGC